One window from the genome of Pararhizobium gei encodes:
- a CDS encoding MerR family transcriptional regulator, which produces MNKYYSITELTREFGISTRTLRFYEDEGLIHPERRGRTRLFRAADRRLIMEILRGRRIGFTIAEIREIIQVYKDPPGEAGQLRLLMKKVEEKRDELIQKRRDIDETLEELGNVEEACLTRLAEIRVGT; this is translated from the coding sequence GTGAACAAATATTATAGCATTACGGAGCTCACCCGCGAATTCGGTATTTCGACCCGGACCTTGCGATTCTATGAAGACGAGGGGCTGATTCATCCCGAGCGCCGGGGAAGAACCCGCCTGTTCCGCGCCGCAGACCGCAGGCTGATCATGGAAATCCTGCGCGGACGCCGGATCGGTTTCACCATTGCCGAAATTCGCGAAATCATTCAGGTCTACAAGGATCCGCCCGGTGAGGCCGGACAACTGCGCCTGCTGATGAAAAAGGTCGAGGAAAAACGCGACGAACTGATCCAGAAGCGCCGCGACATCGATGAAACCTTGGAAGAATTGGGCAATGTCGAGGAAGCCTGCCTGACCCGTCTCGCCGAAATTCGCGTGGGAACGTGA
- a CDS encoding helix-turn-helix domain-containing protein, with protein MRLSTDTVLAMIRQPRDNDTLGGRIWRARDASNLSSKDLADRLGVRPDTIAAWERDRSEPRTSRLIMLAGILGVSPAWLIAGVGEAPKDDLSNDAAGALRDQLAQVKKLHDQTGKAILALEAEINRVLQEMP; from the coding sequence ATGCGTCTTTCGACCGATACAGTTTTAGCGATGATTCGCCAGCCTCGTGACAACGATACGCTGGGCGGCCGCATCTGGCGTGCCCGTGACGCCTCAAATTTGTCGTCGAAGGATCTTGCCGACCGGCTCGGGGTGCGGCCCGATACCATCGCGGCCTGGGAAAGGGACCGCTCGGAACCACGCACAAGCCGGCTCATCATGCTGGCAGGAATTCTGGGGGTCAGCCCGGCATGGCTGATCGCCGGCGTCGGCGAGGCACCGAAGGACGATTTGAGCAACGACGCTGCCGGCGCCCTGCGGGATCAGCTCGCCCAGGTGAAGAAGCTTCACGACCAGACCGGAAAAGCCATCCTCGCTCTTGAAGCGGAGATCAACCGCGTCCTACAGGAGATGCCATAA
- a CDS encoding YaiI/YqxD family protein, which translates to MIYVDADACPVKPEILRVAERHGFEVTFVANSGLRPSRDPMVHNVIVSAGFDAADDWIAERAGHMDIVVTADVPLAGRCVAAGAQVTGPTGRVFDKTNIGMATAMRDLGAHLRETGESKGYNAAFSPRDRSAFLETLDRLCRRVKQQ; encoded by the coding sequence ATGATCTACGTCGATGCGGATGCCTGCCCGGTCAAACCGGAAATTCTGCGAGTGGCCGAACGCCACGGCTTCGAGGTGACCTTCGTCGCCAATTCGGGCTTGAGGCCTTCGCGGGATCCGATGGTGCACAACGTCATCGTGTCTGCGGGTTTCGATGCCGCCGACGACTGGATCGCGGAGCGTGCCGGGCATATGGATATCGTCGTGACTGCCGATGTGCCGCTTGCCGGTCGCTGTGTGGCAGCGGGCGCACAGGTGACCGGCCCGACAGGGCGCGTCTTCGACAAGACCAATATCGGCATGGCCACCGCGATGCGCGATCTCGGCGCTCATCTCCGGGAAACCGGTGAAAGCAAAGGTTACAACGCCGCCTTTTCGCCGCGAGACCGTTCAGCCTTCCTTGAGACGCTGGACAGGCTCTGCCGCCGCGTCAAACAGCAATGA
- the mgtE gene encoding magnesium transporter, translating to MSNTGDHEKERVALGEDVYDGSDIYAEDGSVRSDYLMHIGAAIADRDLLYLRQHVARLHASEMGDLLEAIQADQRLALVSLLGDDFDLSALTEVDEAIRLDIVEHLPNERIAAALGEMDSDDAVYILEDLDQEDQEEILSKLPFTERVRLRRSLDYPESTAGRRMQTEFVAVPPFWTVGQTIDYMREDDNLPESFTQIFVIDPTFKLLGALDLDRVLRTKRSVKIETIMRETNHPVPAEMDQEEAAQLFEQYDLLSAAVVDENNRLVGVLTIDDVVDVIQEEAEEDLMRLGGVGDEELSDSIISASRSRIVWLLVNLVTAFLAASVISLFEATIEQIVALAVLMPIVAGMGGNAGSQTMTVTVRALATRNLDIHNAFRVIRREAGVGLLNGVLFGLLIGLTAGAWFQDPNIGGIIAVAMLINMIAAALAGIMIPLLLDRYGADPAVSSAVFVTAVTDVTGFFAFLGLATWWFSIG from the coding sequence ATGAGCAATACCGGCGATCATGAGAAGGAGCGGGTTGCGCTGGGCGAGGATGTCTATGACGGCTCGGACATCTATGCCGAGGACGGCTCGGTACGATCCGACTATCTCATGCATATCGGCGCTGCCATCGCGGACCGCGATCTTCTCTATCTGCGCCAGCATGTCGCGCGCCTGCACGCATCGGAAATGGGCGATCTTCTCGAGGCGATCCAGGCGGATCAGCGCCTGGCGCTCGTCTCGTTGCTCGGGGACGACTTTGATCTATCGGCGCTGACGGAGGTCGACGAGGCGATCCGCCTGGATATCGTCGAGCATCTGCCGAACGAGCGAATTGCGGCTGCGCTGGGCGAGATGGATTCGGACGATGCCGTCTACATTCTGGAAGACCTCGATCAGGAGGACCAGGAAGAGATCCTGTCGAAACTGCCATTCACCGAACGGGTGCGGCTGCGCCGGTCGCTGGACTATCCTGAAAGCACGGCCGGCCGCCGCATGCAGACGGAGTTTGTCGCGGTACCGCCGTTCTGGACCGTCGGACAGACGATCGATTACATGCGCGAGGACGACAATCTTCCGGAAAGCTTCACCCAGATCTTCGTGATCGACCCGACCTTCAAGCTGCTCGGCGCGCTTGATCTTGACCGCGTGCTCCGCACCAAACGGTCCGTCAAGATCGAAACCATCATGCGTGAGACCAACCACCCCGTTCCAGCAGAGATGGACCAGGAGGAGGCGGCGCAGCTTTTCGAGCAATATGATCTTCTGTCGGCGGCTGTCGTGGACGAAAACAACCGGCTTGTCGGCGTACTGACCATCGATGACGTCGTCGATGTCATTCAGGAAGAAGCGGAAGAAGATCTGATGCGCCTTGGCGGTGTCGGTGACGAAGAACTCTCCGATTCGATCATCAGCGCATCGCGGTCGCGCATCGTCTGGCTGCTGGTCAATCTGGTTACGGCATTCCTTGCTGCTTCGGTGATCAGTCTTTTCGAGGCGACGATCGAGCAGATCGTGGCGCTCGCCGTTTTGATGCCGATCGTGGCTGGTATGGGCGGCAATGCCGGGTCCCAAACCATGACCGTGACCGTGCGGGCGCTTGCAACCCGCAATCTCGATATTCACAACGCTTTCCGGGTCATCCGGCGCGAGGCCGGTGTCGGCCTGTTGAATGGCGTCTTGTTCGGGCTGCTCATCGGTTTGACGGCCGGCGCCTGGTTTCAAGACCCAAATATCGGCGGCATTATTGCAGTCGCCATGCTGATCAACATGATCGCCGCTGCTCTCGCCGGCATCATGATCCCGCTGCTGCTGGACCGGTATGGCGCCGATCCGGCCGTCTCGTCGGCGGTTTTCGTCACTGCCGTAACCGATGTAACCGGCTTTTTCGCCTTTCTCGGCCTTGCGACCTGGTGGTTCAGCATCGGCTGA
- a CDS encoding peptide deformylase, whose translation MPLRSILRFPDPRLSLPAAAVETFGAELAVLAADLLDTMRAAPGIGITAPHIGVAQRLTVIGIDATTAPKIYVNPRIVAASSETSSHAEGSVSMPGVTEDVVRPSTVRVVYRTITGDRAEEDADGLLAVCLQHEIDQLDGIFWLQRLSRLKRDRAVKRYAKLNRGI comes from the coding sequence TTGCCCTTGCGATCGATCCTGCGTTTTCCAGATCCGCGGCTATCTCTGCCCGCTGCAGCCGTAGAAACATTCGGGGCCGAACTCGCAGTGCTTGCAGCCGACCTCCTCGACACCATGCGTGCAGCGCCGGGAATTGGTATCACCGCCCCGCATATCGGCGTTGCGCAGCGACTGACAGTCATCGGCATCGATGCGACGACAGCGCCGAAGATCTACGTCAATCCCCGGATTGTCGCGGCATCTTCCGAGACTTCGTCCCATGCCGAGGGCAGCGTGTCGATGCCGGGCGTCACCGAAGACGTTGTGCGGCCCAGCACGGTCCGCGTCGTCTATCGCACGATTACGGGCGACAGGGCGGAGGAGGACGCCGATGGCCTGCTGGCCGTATGCCTGCAACACGAAATCGACCAGCTCGACGGCATCTTCTGGCTGCAGCGTCTCTCCCGGCTCAAACGCGACCGTGCCGTCAAGCGCTATGCAAAGCTGAACAGAGGCATTTAA
- a CDS encoding DUF599 domain-containing protein, giving the protein MTISDYIALAVFALLWIGYNWATDGKMKLQRVSLTRLMMDNRRRWILNSLNRDLKMIDTQIVAGLQAGTAFFASTTIFALGGCFALLGATDQVQAIMSDLPYVFNGGRSAFELKVGGLACLFAYAFFKFAWSYRLFNYCSILIGGIPMMAEMQLDRGRAERAAERAIKVNILAAKHFNAGLRSIFLSIGYLGWFISPYVFIALTIFVTFVLTRRQFFSEARDALLEDVKP; this is encoded by the coding sequence ATGACGATTTCGGACTATATAGCCCTGGCAGTCTTCGCCCTCCTGTGGATCGGCTATAACTGGGCGACGGACGGCAAGATGAAATTGCAGCGCGTCAGCCTGACCCGGCTGATGATGGACAATCGCCGCCGCTGGATCCTGAACTCCCTCAACCGCGACCTGAAGATGATCGACACCCAGATCGTCGCCGGACTGCAGGCAGGCACTGCTTTTTTCGCTTCGACCACGATTTTTGCCCTCGGTGGCTGTTTCGCCCTGCTTGGTGCCACGGATCAGGTCCAGGCAATCATGAGCGATCTGCCCTACGTGTTCAATGGCGGCCGTAGCGCTTTCGAGCTGAAGGTGGGCGGGCTTGCCTGCCTGTTTGCCTATGCATTCTTCAAATTCGCCTGGTCCTATCGCCTCTTTAACTATTGCTCCATCCTGATCGGCGGCATTCCGATGATGGCGGAGATGCAGCTCGACCGCGGTAGGGCGGAACGCGCCGCGGAGCGCGCCATCAAGGTGAACATCCTCGCCGCAAAACATTTCAATGCCGGGCTGCGAAGCATCTTCCTCTCGATCGGCTATCTCGGATGGTTTATCAGTCCCTATGTCTTTATCGCCTTGACGATCTTCGTCACCTTCGTTCTGACGCGGCGGCAGTTCTTCTCGGAGGCACGCGACGCCCTTCTTGAAGACGTAAAACCCTAA
- a CDS encoding DMT family transporter, which translates to MRGLGIMLFAMMILPCMDAIAKYMAVYQGMSPAQVTFYRFFFQLVSVLPLLLSRGGLRALKPKRLWFNLLRGWLLAAAALFFFVSVKYMPLADVFAIYFVEPFILTCLSALILRETVGWRRWLAIVIGFGGAMIVIQPSFEIFGLISLLPIFCAFLFACYLLLNRLAGDADSPLTMQTIAGIGGSLFMVGVIAVGHGVGAADFAPSLPHSTLGWVLVIVLGVISGYGHLLVVKAFQAAPVSLLAPFHYFEIITGTALGFLVFGDFPTPSKWLGIAIIVGSGLFMIWRERRSELMMRMEQQP; encoded by the coding sequence ATGAGGGGGCTCGGGATCATGCTGTTTGCCATGATGATCCTGCCATGCATGGATGCCATCGCCAAATATATGGCCGTCTATCAGGGGATGTCGCCGGCGCAAGTGACGTTCTACAGGTTTTTCTTCCAGCTCGTTTCCGTTCTGCCGCTGCTTTTGTCGCGTGGCGGCCTGCGGGCGTTGAAGCCGAAGCGGCTCTGGTTCAACCTGTTGCGCGGCTGGCTGCTGGCCGCGGCGGCGCTGTTTTTCTTCGTCTCGGTCAAATACATGCCGCTCGCCGATGTCTTCGCCATTTATTTTGTCGAGCCGTTCATTCTGACCTGCCTCTCGGCCCTGATCCTGCGAGAGACGGTCGGCTGGCGTCGCTGGCTGGCCATCGTCATCGGTTTCGGCGGCGCGATGATCGTCATCCAGCCGAGCTTTGAAATATTCGGGCTGATCTCGCTCCTGCCGATATTCTGCGCCTTCCTGTTTGCCTGCTATCTCCTGTTGAATCGCCTGGCCGGTGACGCGGACTCACCCTTGACGATGCAGACGATAGCGGGGATCGGCGGCTCGCTGTTCATGGTCGGCGTGATTGCAGTCGGCCACGGTGTCGGCGCTGCGGATTTCGCGCCGTCCTTGCCGCATTCCACGCTGGGCTGGGTCCTTGTCATCGTGCTCGGGGTGATCTCCGGCTATGGCCATCTGCTCGTCGTCAAGGCGTTTCAGGCCGCTCCGGTGTCGCTGCTCGCACCGTTTCATTATTTCGAGATCATCACGGGAACCGCGCTCGGCTTCCTCGTCTTCGGAGATTTCCCCACGCCCTCGAAATGGCTGGGCATAGCGATCATCGTCGGGTCCGGGCTGTTCATGATCTGGCGCGAGCGTCGGTCGGAGCTGATGATGAGGATGGAACAACAGCCATAA
- the lipB gene encoding lipoyl(octanoyl) transferase LipB: MQRESLEKTFFSHAGSPPVRWRIAPALVAYEDAIETMEREAAAIAAGEADELAWLIEHPPLYTAGTSADAADLVMPGRFPVFQTGRGGEYTYHGPGQRVVYVMLDLKRRRQDVRAFVAALESLVIDTLARMNVTGERREDRVGVWVRRPERPPLADGSMAEDKIAAIGIRLRKWVSFHGLSLNVDPELDHFGGIVPCGIRGYGVTSLVDLGLPVMMTDVDVRLRQSFEEIFGPTVSDAPCSQEDSRSVA; encoded by the coding sequence ATGCAGCGCGAAAGCCTTGAAAAGACGTTCTTCTCCCATGCAGGTTCGCCGCCTGTGCGATGGAGAATCGCGCCGGCGCTAGTGGCCTACGAGGATGCGATCGAGACCATGGAACGCGAGGCGGCAGCGATCGCGGCTGGCGAAGCCGATGAGCTTGCCTGGCTGATCGAACATCCGCCGCTCTACACCGCCGGCACCAGCGCCGATGCTGCCGATCTGGTGATGCCGGGCCGCTTTCCGGTTTTCCAGACAGGCCGCGGCGGCGAATATACCTATCATGGGCCGGGACAGCGCGTTGTCTACGTGATGCTCGATCTCAAGCGCCGCAGACAGGACGTCCGCGCCTTTGTCGCAGCACTCGAAAGCCTTGTCATCGATACGCTTGCCCGCATGAATGTGACGGGCGAACGCAGGGAAGACCGGGTCGGCGTCTGGGTACGACGCCCTGAGCGGCCCCCACTTGCCGATGGCTCCATGGCCGAAGACAAGATCGCCGCCATCGGCATACGCCTGCGCAAATGGGTGAGCTTTCACGGGCTGTCGCTGAATGTCGATCCGGAGCTGGACCATTTCGGCGGCATAGTGCCCTGCGGCATCCGCGGCTACGGCGTTACCAGCCTTGTCGATCTTGGCCTACCCGTCATGATGACTGATGTGGATGTCAGGCTGCGGCAGTCCTTCGAAGAAATTTTCGGACCGACCGTCAGCGACGCTCCTTGTTCACAGGAAGACAGCCGCTCCGTCGCATGA
- the fghA gene encoding S-formylglutathione hydrolase, with amino-acid sequence MKVLSQNTAFGGMQGVYSHGSLACKTEMTFAVYVPPQALTMPCPVVWYLSGLTCTHANVMEKGEYRRMASELGLIVVCPDTSPRGNDVPDELTNWQMGKGAGFYLDATQTPWADHYQMYSYVTEELPAFLSQHFRVDMGRQGIFGHSMGGHGAMTIALKHPDRFKSCSAFAPIVQPSTADWSIGAFEKYLGADTAAWRAYDACALVEDGARFPEFLIDQGKADGFLETGLRPWLFEDVIEGTEIGLTLRMHERYDHSYYFISSFMDDHLKWHANRLA; translated from the coding sequence TTGAAAGTTCTTTCGCAGAACACCGCGTTCGGCGGCATGCAGGGCGTCTATTCCCATGGTTCGCTCGCCTGTAAAACGGAAATGACCTTCGCGGTCTATGTCCCACCGCAAGCCCTGACGATGCCCTGCCCCGTGGTCTGGTATCTGTCAGGTCTCACCTGCACCCATGCGAATGTCATGGAAAAGGGCGAATACCGTCGCATGGCATCCGAACTTGGCCTCATCGTCGTCTGTCCGGACACCAGCCCGCGCGGCAATGACGTCCCCGATGAACTGACGAACTGGCAGATGGGAAAGGGTGCCGGCTTCTACCTGGATGCAACGCAGACGCCTTGGGCGGACCATTACCAGATGTACAGCTATGTCACTGAGGAACTGCCGGCCTTCCTTAGCCAGCATTTTCGCGTCGACATGGGGCGGCAGGGCATCTTCGGTCATTCCATGGGCGGTCATGGCGCAATGACGATCGCACTGAAACATCCCGACCGCTTCAAAAGTTGCTCGGCCTTCGCACCGATTGTCCAACCGTCAACGGCCGATTGGTCGATCGGCGCTTTCGAGAAATATCTCGGTGCCGACACGGCAGCCTGGCGCGCCTATGATGCCTGTGCGCTGGTTGAGGATGGCGCCCGCTTCCCCGAATTCTTGATCGACCAGGGCAAGGCGGACGGATTTCTTGAGACCGGCCTGCGTCCATGGCTGTTCGAAGACGTCATTGAGGGAACCGAGATCGGACTGACGCTCAGAATGCACGAGCGCTACGACCATTCCTATTACTTCATTTCGTCCTTCATGGACGACCACCTGAAATGGCATGCCAACCGGCTGGCCTGA
- a CDS encoding DUF1345 domain-containing protein translates to MMAMREKTIIYRRHLPFYAGMGAGLAALTAGLLVQPTLSVSLAAVAFFSVYLALIARRLPSLTATYLRDNAAGTDEPAIVILTVTVLAAAVSLLSLFLVIARHGTRADPGIILAFSSVALGWLTIHTMAAMHYAHHYWSFHKKDAAVKRGLEFPGSEHPSGYDFLYFAFVVGMTAQTSDVAVTTTEMRVINLAHGIVSFFFNTVLVAAVVNAAVALAQ, encoded by the coding sequence ATGATGGCAATGCGGGAAAAGACAATCATCTATCGGCGCCACCTCCCTTTCTATGCCGGCATGGGTGCCGGGCTCGCCGCACTGACGGCCGGCCTGTTGGTGCAGCCGACGCTCTCGGTCAGCTTGGCGGCTGTGGCGTTCTTCTCCGTCTATCTGGCGCTGATCGCCCGCCGGCTTCCCTCCCTGACGGCCACCTACCTGCGGGACAATGCCGCCGGTACCGACGAGCCGGCTATCGTCATTCTCACCGTCACCGTGCTGGCGGCCGCTGTTTCTCTCCTATCCCTGTTTCTGGTAATTGCCCGGCATGGAACGCGCGCAGACCCCGGCATCATTCTGGCATTCAGCTCCGTGGCGCTCGGATGGCTGACGATCCACACCATGGCGGCGATGCATTATGCCCACCACTACTGGAGCTTCCATAAAAAGGATGCGGCGGTAAAACGCGGCTTGGAATTCCCTGGCAGCGAGCATCCGAGCGGCTATGATTTCCTCTATTTCGCCTTCGTCGTCGGGATGACCGCGCAGACATCCGATGTGGCGGTCACCACCACGGAAATGCGCGTCATCAATCTCGCGCATGGCATCGTTTCCTTCTTCTTCAACACAGTGCTGGTCGCCGCCGTCGTCAACGCGGCGGTGGCGCTGGCACAATGA
- a CDS encoding S-(hydroxymethyl)glutathione dehydrogenase/class III alcohol dehydrogenase — MDVRAAVAVQAGKPLEIMTVQLDGPRAGEVLVEVKATGICHTDEFTLSGADPEGLFPAILGHEGAGIVVDVGPGVTSLKKGDHVIPLYTPECRECYSCLSRKTNLCTSIRSTQGQGLMPDGTSRFSIGKDKIFHYMGCSTFANFTVLPEIALAKVNPDAPFDKICYIGCGVTTGIGAVINTAKVEVGSTAIVFGLGGIGLNVLQGLRLAGADMIIGVDINNDRKAWGEKFGMTHFVNPKEVGDDIVPYLVNLTKRNGDTIGGADYTFDCTGNTKVMRQALESSHRGWGKSVIIGVAGAGQEISTRPFQLVTGRNWMGTAFGGARGRTDVPKIVEWYMEGKIQIDPMITHTMPLDDINKGFDLMHAGESIRSVVIY, encoded by the coding sequence ATGGACGTACGTGCCGCTGTAGCCGTTCAGGCTGGAAAGCCGCTTGAAATCATGACCGTCCAACTGGATGGGCCACGCGCCGGCGAAGTGCTGGTCGAGGTCAAGGCGACAGGCATCTGCCACACGGACGAGTTCACGCTGTCCGGCGCCGATCCGGAAGGCCTGTTTCCTGCCATCCTCGGCCATGAGGGTGCGGGTATCGTCGTCGATGTCGGACCGGGCGTCACCTCGTTGAAGAAGGGCGACCATGTCATTCCGCTGTACACCCCGGAATGCCGCGAATGCTATTCCTGCCTCAGCCGCAAGACCAACCTGTGCACCTCGATCCGCTCCACCCAGGGCCAGGGCCTGATGCCTGATGGCACGAGCCGCTTTTCCATCGGCAAGGACAAGATCTTCCATTACATGGGCTGCTCGACCTTTGCGAACTTCACGGTCCTGCCAGAGATCGCACTGGCCAAGGTGAACCCGGACGCGCCGTTCGACAAGATCTGCTATATCGGCTGCGGCGTCACCACCGGCATCGGCGCCGTCATCAATACGGCCAAGGTGGAAGTCGGCTCCACCGCAATCGTCTTCGGTCTCGGCGGCATCGGCCTCAACGTGCTGCAGGGCCTGCGGCTTGCCGGCGCCGACATGATCATCGGCGTCGATATCAACAACGACCGCAAGGCCTGGGGCGAAAAGTTCGGCATGACGCATTTCGTCAATCCGAAAGAGGTCGGCGACGATATCGTGCCCTATCTCGTCAATCTGACCAAGCGCAACGGCGACACGATCGGCGGTGCCGACTATACGTTCGACTGCACCGGCAATACCAAGGTCATGCGGCAGGCACTGGAAAGCTCGCACCGCGGCTGGGGCAAGTCGGTGATCATCGGCGTTGCCGGTGCCGGGCAGGAAATTTCCACGCGCCCGTTCCAGCTGGTCACCGGCCGCAACTGGATGGGCACCGCCTTCGGCGGCGCGCGCGGCCGCACCGACGTGCCGAAGATCGTCGAATGGTACATGGAAGGCAAGATCCAGATCGACCCGATGATCACCCATACGATGCCGCTCGACGACATCAACAAGGGCTTCGACCTGATGCATGCCGGCGAGAGCATTCGCAGCGTCGTGATCTATTGA
- a CDS encoding GNAT family N-acetyltransferase, with amino-acid sequence MSPRSVDIRSMDALSAGELYDLLKMRVDVFVVEQRCAYAELDGKDADALHLRLIEGQALLAAARLLPPGQAGQAARIGRVLVSPGHRGKRLGHILMQEALLACERLFPESPIALSAQSHLQRFYASFGFEAISEEYLEDDIPHVDMIRHVTPYAA; translated from the coding sequence ATGTCGCCCCGCTCCGTCGACATTCGCAGCATGGATGCGCTTTCCGCAGGGGAACTTTATGATCTCCTGAAAATGCGCGTCGATGTTTTCGTCGTGGAGCAGCGCTGCGCCTACGCCGAACTGGACGGAAAGGACGCGGATGCCCTGCATCTGCGTCTGATCGAGGGCCAGGCGCTTCTTGCGGCAGCCCGGCTTCTGCCACCAGGACAGGCTGGGCAAGCAGCGCGGATCGGCCGCGTCCTTGTCTCGCCGGGCCATCGCGGAAAGCGGCTCGGCCATATTCTGATGCAGGAAGCCCTGTTGGCGTGCGAGCGGCTTTTTCCGGAAAGCCCCATCGCCCTTTCTGCACAGAGCCATCTGCAGCGATTCTATGCATCCTTCGGCTTCGAAGCGATCTCGGAGGAATATCTGGAGGACGATATTCCTCATGTCGATATGATCCGGCATGTAACGCCGTATGCGGCATAG
- a CDS encoding heparan-alpha-glucosaminide N-acetyltransferase: MQIADPVREDDQQAGGPARERRGRLWEIDALRGIAIIAMASYHFSWDLEFFGYLDPGTVGTGGFKIYARAIASSFLFLAGVGLVLGHDPAIRWRVFLIRLAKIAAAAGIITAATLIAFPESFIFFGILHAIATASLIGLVFLRLPPVLTLLVAAAAFAAPFYLRSALFDLPALWWVGLSETLPRSNDYVPLLPWLAPFLAGIATARIALSRGAFSRLRGVANARWKRALSLSGRHSLGIYLIHQPLLFGLVYIFALAFPAAKPDPVQSFRTNCEMTCQKQETAALCTRFCGCTLDKLMEENLFEPLNAGKLDIGTDARVAAIASQCTIEAQTPQ, translated from the coding sequence ATGCAGATTGCCGATCCTGTAAGAGAAGATGACCAACAGGCCGGTGGACCGGCTCGCGAACGACGGGGCCGGCTATGGGAGATCGACGCGCTGCGCGGCATCGCGATTATCGCCATGGCCAGTTATCATTTTTCCTGGGATCTGGAATTTTTCGGTTATCTCGACCCCGGCACGGTCGGCACCGGCGGTTTCAAAATCTATGCGCGGGCGATCGCCAGCAGTTTTCTGTTTCTGGCCGGTGTCGGCCTGGTCCTCGGACACGACCCGGCAATCCGCTGGCGCGTGTTTCTCATTCGGCTGGCAAAGATCGCAGCCGCAGCCGGTATCATCACCGCTGCGACCCTGATCGCCTTCCCCGAAAGTTTCATCTTCTTCGGCATCCTGCATGCCATAGCGACGGCAAGCCTTATCGGCCTGGTCTTCCTGCGTTTGCCACCAGTCCTCACTCTCCTTGTGGCAGCCGCAGCTTTTGCTGCCCCGTTCTACCTGCGCTCGGCGCTTTTCGATCTGCCCGCCCTGTGGTGGGTGGGCTTGTCGGAAACGCTGCCGCGCTCGAACGATTACGTGCCGCTGCTTCCCTGGCTGGCGCCGTTCCTTGCCGGCATAGCGACCGCGCGAATCGCTTTGAGCCGTGGCGCGTTCAGCCGTCTACGCGGCGTGGCGAATGCACGCTGGAAGCGTGCGCTGAGCCTCTCGGGACGCCATAGCCTGGGCATCTATCTGATCCACCAGCCCCTGCTGTTCGGCCTGGTTTATATCTTTGCCCTGGCATTTCCTGCGGCAAAACCCGATCCGGTGCAGTCTTTTCGAACGAATTGCGAAATGACCTGCCAGAAACAGGAGACGGCGGCGCTGTGCACGCGATTCTGCGGCTGCACGCTCGACAAACTGATGGAGGAAAATCTCTTCGAGCCGCTGAATGCCGGCAAGCTCGATATCGGCACCGACGCCCGTGTCGCTGCGATTGCCAGCCAGTGCACGATCGAGGCACAAACGCCGCAATAA